The following coding sequences are from one Nilaparvata lugens isolate BPH chromosome 6, ASM1435652v1, whole genome shotgun sequence window:
- the LOC111058654 gene encoding uncharacterized protein LOC111058654, with translation MNPDMDDELEIELSELIVPGAERKNGFKTSLESTYYNTPHPRLKNPPPICNFCNKKFCNLNYVKKHIERVHNKTDKPFKKSKLEEVEEKPKQKYLRCEHCTQIFNSIAYLTKHTAIEHQIYVNNDPKKEEEHEIYMENEIYDNNGPEPVAEDDDDDMRDSDDVVLLILNDTQAPITTGDSVKKILTTNETIVESSGATFTRIGEEKFTRVGGDKMESCEKSFTRIGEGVSYGGGAGTTSNVDGNLRISYEKNEGTTSRVDGGNLRISYENNWGKVSVVNEENLRISYEDNRGTSEAKNDDGKLEISFESNGGAATRNEDGNLRIGYKNNGGNDKLRVGLCNNDKLEDENEDVKLRVSYNGEENDSIGTRSRTLRRAVKTEAMEKRRQFQILEKTRHAKRRKKHERTFFEVKKLGSRGRAPNPKVMDELKVNSLVCKECDKPFTSTFNLKRHIKTHTDTTCYKKISKCSICEDTMRTDDLKSHYKSAHDTDFEEDVMYFGSKDEFLQWKENMESETVAKYVQNQAPRTNKDGSKVTYFICHRNGFYKPKGKNIRRMKLYGSNKIGSHCPSAIVVKETSYKITARFYKTHIGHSMDLSRLSLSNKEKKEIAQKIAAKVPLEDILNDIRDSLYNEHVKRIHLTTKTDLHNLIAKFKLNRNEIKNDSEYKTVDSWVTTHLSSSMIRLYKNQGDILEAFPQLTQQDFCLIVANDAQISLLHKYGNYVVCVDNTHGLDSFGFEMFSILVVDELGEGIPCALMFTTRNDTAILQVFYLVIRSALSGLNLEPCYFMSDLDEASYAAWLGVFPCKETQRLFSSWHIDEAWRTQIDKIKTKEPIIKANIYKQAKMLMNEKNLMTFDMMASNFLHELFANEETRSFGSYMEVFINDPQTWAYAHRLYKGIDASIHLENMHRNLKQIFFKGKKLKRLDRGIQAIMRFVKEKMFDRLVATEKGELSKKLLDIKARHTTAAEISTNMTPFIKQEGPGEWTILSKKNLKDLYTVSWRKDGCRCGLRCETCEICLHSYSCTCPDAAFHWNMCKHIHLIAMELKEQERNDEQHQQVHQHVDPQVMQHVDMDDNIVTDDVFEMTPDVTTVMNNTIVTQSVTVTHPGTVIESHPVTVTISHHTPAPPEISIETQKSELLLMLQQLLNVTDTQERVDTFRKHLHLVEQSYNEELITHSQEQSQVIPEEINKKLYVHKLYLRNNGNNNQQEDNNT, from the coding sequence ATGAACCCTGACATGGATGACGAATTGGAGATAGAACTCTCCGAACTGATAGTTCCCGGCGCCGAACGCAAAAACGGCTTCAAAACATCACTGGAATCAACCTATTACAACACTCCCCATCCCCGTCTCAAAAACCCCCCACCCATTTGCAACTTCTGCAACAAAAAATTCTGCAACCTAAACTACGTCAAGAAACACATTGAACGGGTACACAACAAAACAGACAAACCTTTCAAGAAATCTAAACTTGAGGAAGTAGAAGAGAAACCTAAACAAAAGTATCTCAGATGTGAGCATTGCACCCAGATTTTCAATTCTATCGCGTACCTCACGAAGCATACGGCCATTGAGCATCAGATCTATGTTAACAATGATCCCAAAAAAGAAGAGGAACATGAGATTTATATGGAAAATGagatttatgataataatggaCCTGAACCAGTGGCAgaagacgatgatgatgatatgagaGACTCTGATGATGTGGTTTTGTTGATCTTGAACGACACCCAGGCTCCAATAACGACAGGGGATTCTGTTAAGAAAATCTTGACCACTAACGAGACGATTGTGGAGAGCAGTGGGGCAACTTTCACTAGAATAGGGGAGGAAAAGTTCACTAGGGTTGGAGGGGATAAGATGGAAAGTTGTGAGAAAAGTTTCACTAGGATTGGTGAGGGCGTTTCGTATGGTGGAGGGGCTGGTACAACCTCGAATGTTGATGGAAATTTGAGGATATCTTATGAGAAAAACGAGGGAACAACGTCACGAGTTGATGGGGGGAACTTGAGGATATCCTATGAGAATAACTGGGGAAAGGTTTCTGTTGTTAATGAGGAAAACTTGAGGATATCCTATGAGGATAATAGAGGGACAAGTGAGGCGAAAAATGATGATGGAAAGTTGGAGATCTCGTTTGAGAGTAACGGAGGAGCAGCTACCAGAAATGAGGATGGAAACTTGAGGATCGGGTATAAAAATAATGGAGGTAATGATAAGTTGAGGGTTGGGTTATGTAATAATGATAAGCTGGAAGATGAAAATGAGGATGTAAAACTAAGAGTATCCTATAACGGAGAAGAGAATGATAGCATCGGAACTAGAAGTAGAACCTTGCGCCGAGCGGTAAAAACGGAAGCCATGGAGAAACGGCGGCAATTTCAAATCTTGGAAAAAACGCGACACGCCAAACGTCGGAAAAAACATGAGAGAACTTTTTTCGAGGTTAAAAAGTTGGGTTCCCGGGGTCGTGCTCCCAACCCCAAGGTTATGGATGAGTTGAAGGTAAACAGTTTGGTGTGTAAAGAGTGCGATAAACCTTTCACAAGCACGTTCAATTTGAAACGTCACATAAAAACACATACTGATACCACCTGTTATAAGAAAATATCCAAGTGCTCGATTTGTGAGGACACTATGAGAACTGATGACTTGAAATCACATTATAAATCGGCGCATGACACGGATTTCGAGGAGGATGTAATGTATTTTGGGTCGAAAGATGAGTTTTTACAGTGGAAGGAAAATATGGAGAGTGAGACGGTGGCCAAGTATGTACAGAACCAAGCACCCAGAACTAACAAAGATGGTTCGAAAGTCACCTATTTCATCTGCCACCGTAACGGCTTCTACAAACCGAAGGGAAAGAACATCAGACGTATGAAGTTGTACGGGAGTAATAAGATCGGTTCACACTGTCCGTCCGCCATTGTTGTTAAGGAGACCAGCTACAAAATTACGGCACGGTTTTATAAGACACACATTGGCCACTCTATGGATCTCAGTCGACTGTCGTTGAGCAacaaggagaaaaaggagattGCGCAGAAGATTGCCGCCAAAGTTCCCCTGGAAGATATTTTGAACGATATTCGGGACTCCCTGTATAACGAGCATGTAAAGAGGATACATCTGACTACTAAAACAGATCTACACAACTTGATAGCTAAATTCAAACTGAATCGTAACGAAATTAAGAATGATTCTGAGTATAAAACGGTGGACTCCTGGGTGACAACACATCTATCTTCTAGTATGATAAGGTTGTACAAAAACCAGGGGGATATCTTGGAAGCTTTCCCACAACTAACTCAAcaagatttttgtttaattgtgGCCAACGATGCTCAAATCTCACTACTACACAAGTACGGGAACTATGTTGTTTGTGTGGATAATACACATGGGTTGGATTCGTTTGGGTTTGAGATGTTTTCGATTCTGGTAGTAGATGAACTGGGGGAAGGTATACCTTGTGCGCTGATGTTCACCACCCGTAATGATACCGCGATTTTGCAGGTGTTTTATCTAGTGATTAGATCGGCGTTATCAGGGTTGAACTTGGAACCCTGTTATTTTATGTCGGATCTAGATGAGGCATCTTACGCGGCATGGTTGGGGGTGTTCCCCTGTAAAGAAACCCAACGATTGTTTAGTAGCTGGCACATCGATGAAGCTTGGAGGACACAAATAGATAAGATCAAAACTAAGGAGCCTATAATCAAGGCAAATATCTACAAACAGGCGAAGATGTTAATGAACGAGAAGAATTTAATGACGTTTGACATGATGGCCAGCAATTTCCTGCATGAACTGTTCGCCAACGAAGAAACCAGGAGTTTTGGGAGCTACATGGAGGTTTTCATAAACGATCCCCAAACGTGGGCTTATGCGCACCGCTTGTACAAAGGCATAGACGCCAGTATACATCTGGAAAACATGCACCGCAACTTGAAACAGATTTTCTTCAAGGGGAAAAAGTTGAAGAGGCTGGATCGAGGGATACAGGCCATCATGAGGTTTGTGAAAGAGAAGATGTTTGACAGGTTGGTTGCCACTGAAAAAGGGGAACTCTCTAAGAAGCTGTTGGATATTAAAGCTAGACACACCACCGCTGCGGAAATCTCCACTAATATGACACCGTTCATCAAACAGGAGGGGCCTGGTGAGTGGACGATATTATCTAAGAAAAACTTGAAAGACTTGTATACAGTTTCCTGGAGGAAGGACGGTTGTAGATGTGGGTTACGATGTGAAACGTGTGAGATTTGTTTGCATAGTTACAGTTGTACATGCCCTGACGCCGCGTTCCATTGGAACATGTGTAAACACATACATTTGATTGCTATGGAATTGAAAGAACAGGAGAGAAATGATGAGCAACATCAGCAGGTTCACCAACATGTTGATCCACAAGTCATGCAGCATGTTGACATGGATGACAACATTGTAACGGATGACGTGTTCGAGATGACACCAGACGTTACAACCGTCATGAACAACACAATCGTCACCCAAAGTGTCACAGTTACCCACCCAGGAACGGTCATAGAATCACATCCGGTAACCGTTACTATATCCCACCACACTCCAGCTCCTCCTGAAATATCGATCGAAACACAGAAATCGGAACTGTTACTTATGTTGCAGCAGTTACTGAATGTAACTGATACTCAGGAACGGGTGGATACTTTCAGGAAGCATCTGCATTTGGTGGAGCAGTCCTATAATGAGGAACTGATAACGCATTCTCAGGAACAGTCACAGGTGATTCCTGAAGAGATCAATAAGAAACTGTATGTGCATAAGTTGTATTTGAGGAATAATGGGAACAATAACCAGCAAGAGGACAATAATACGTGA